The following are encoded together in the Oncorhynchus gorbuscha isolate QuinsamMale2020 ecotype Even-year linkage group LG03, OgorEven_v1.0, whole genome shotgun sequence genome:
- the LOC124020896 gene encoding cytokine-inducible SH2-containing protein-like yields MILCVQSPRPLLSGTPTEGHLGMRTGSVSSPHCIHSTSPQWDPTKDLRTIANNTFYLDTSGWYWGAITAGQAHEALQAASEGAFLIRDSSHPLYMLTLSVRTARGPTSIRIQYSGARFLLDSSSPARPSLLSFPDVPSMVQYYVGPGRKVQQGKVEETHGGKPAQRTVQESTVLLKLKRALHKPQAFPSLQHLARLTINCSTDCPDQLPLPRPLVRFLQDYPFQV; encoded by the exons CCCTAGACCACTGCTGTCTGGTACACCCACAGAGGGCCACCTAGGAATGAGGACAGGGAGCGTCTCCTCCCCTCACTGCATTCACAGCACCTCTCCGCAGTGGGACCCCACTAAAGACCTGCGCACCATCGCCAACAACACATTCTACCTTGATACCTCAG GCTGGTACTGGGGAGCCATCACAGCAGGTCAGGCCCATGAAGCTCTGCAGGCAGCGTCAGAAGGGGCCTTTCTGATTCGAGACAGCAGCCATCCCCTGTACATGCTGACCCTGTCTGTTAGGACTGCCCGTGGCCCCACCAGTATACGCATCCAGTACAGTGGAGCCCGGTTTCTGCTAGACTCCAGCTCGCCAGCCCGGCCCAGCCTTCTGTCCTTCCCTGACGTGCCGAGCATGGTGCAGTACTATGTGGGACCAGGGAGGAAGGTGCAGCAGGGGAAGGTGGAGGAAACTCATGGTGGCAAGCCTGCCCAGAGGACAGTTCAGGAGAGCACAGTACTGCTGAAGCTCAAGCGGGCCCTGCACAAGCCCCAGGCCTTCCCCTCCCTACAGCACCTTGCACGCCTCACCATCAACTGCAGCACAGACTGTCCTGACCAACTGCCTCTGCCACGCCCACTGGTGCGCTTCCTGCAGGACTACCCGTTCCAGGTATGA